A stretch of DNA from Anaerobacillus isosaccharinicus:
TAATATAAGTTCTATTCTAGGAAATCTTTAAGACGTTTACTTCTGCTCGGGTGGCGAAGCTTACGTAATGCTTTTGCTTCAATTTGCCTAATGCGTTCACGAGTTACTCCGAAGACTTTTCCTACTTCTTCTAAAGTTCGTGTACGGCCATCATCAAGTCCAAAGCGAAGCCTGAGAACATTCTCTTCCCGATCAGTTAACGTATCTAAAACATCTTCTAACTGCTCTTTTAACAGTTCGTAAGCTGCAGCGTCTGAAGGGGCCAATGCTTCTTGATCTTCAATAAAGTCACCAAGATGTGAATCATCTTCTTCACCAATAGGTGTTTCTAATGAAACAGGCTCTTGAGCGATTTTTAAAATTTCTCGAACCTTTTCAGGTGTTAGGTCCATCTCTGCAGATACCTCTTCTGGTGTTGGTTCGCGACCTAAATCTTGAAGTAATTGACGTTGAACCCGAATTAACTTATTAATTGTTTCAACCATGTGCACAGGTATTCTAATCGTTCTTGCTTGGTCAGCAATCGCTCTCGTAATTGCTTGTCGAATCCACCAAGTTGCATACGTACTAAACTTATACCCTTTTTCGTAGTCGAACTTTTCAACAGCTTTAATTAAGCCCATGTTACCTTCTTGAATTAAATCAAGAAATAACATTCCTCTACCTACATATCGTTTAGCGATACTAACAACTAGTCGTAAGTTTGCTTCAGCTAGTCTTCGCTTAGCTTCCTCGTCACCTGTTTCAATCTTTTTTGCCAATTCAATCTCATTCTCTGCAGAAAGAAGCGGAACACGACCAATTTCCTTTAAGTACATTCTAACGGGATCGTTAATTTTAATACCCGGTGGTACACTTAAATCGTTTAAGTCAAATTCTTCTTCTTCTTTTGCAACCTCTTGAATGTTTGGGATATCATCTGACTCGTTTAAAACCTCGATACCTTGGTCACCTAAATATTCGAAGAACTCGTCCATTTGATCTGAATCTTGTTCAAAGCTAGATAGCTTTTCTGTAATTTCAGCATATGATAGTACACCTCGTTTTTTTCCGAGCTCTACTAATTGTTCCTTAACTTGATCGATTGACATTTCTCCTTCTGCCACTGGGCGAAGCGGTTTGTCTGCCATACGACCCCCTCCTTCCGATAGTTCAACTACAAGCTTATACATATCAAAACAACGATTGTTGCTAGTATTAGAACAGTTAAATTTTTATTTATAATAAAAGCAATTAGTGCTTTAAATCCTTTTTCATTTGAATAATTTCCATTGCAATTCTAGCCGCTTGAGCATAATCTTCTCGGCTCTCAGCTTCTTTTCTTTCCTTTTCTTTTTCTTCAATCTTTACGATCTTTGGATAGTTTGTGATTTGTTTAAAATAATCATACAATTCCTGCTCCGACAATTCTTCACTTGTTGCCATCATCGCAATCTCCGTTGCTATTCTAGCTAATTTATCGTCATGTAATCTCTGGATAAATTGACTTGAGTTTGGTTCATTACCTTCAGCGTAATAAGAATAGAGATACGCTACGATCGACTGGTACTCATCGATGTTAAAATTGCCACCAATTTTTTCTTTTACTGTACTGGCAATATTAATATCTTTCATCATAAAGGCTAAAAGAATTCTTTCAGCATTATGAAATGCCGGTAAGAGACGTTTTTTTGTGACAAATCCACTTTTAAAACTTGGTTTATTTTGCTTAGGTTGATTAACGTTTTTCTGATTTTTAAATTTATAGAGACGAAGAAGCTCTTGTTTTAATACATCTAAGGAAAGAGAAAATTCATCTGCTAATTGTCTAACGTAATGATCACGTTCAATTGATTTGGTAAGGGATGTAATTTCACCAAGAACATCTTCTATGTATTGCATTCTTTCCCCTTCATTCTGAAGATTTTTTCCTCTACGAAGAAAATTCATTTTAAAAGCCATTGTTGTTTGATTAGCTCCAATTACCTCCACTCGAAACTTTTCTGGCCCATTTTCTTGAATATAATCATCTGGGTCATAACCTTCTGGAAGCCTAGCAACCTTCACATAACAATCATTCGCCTCTAGAATTTGGATAGCACGATAAGTCGCTTTAAGCCCGGCGTTATCAGAGTCATAACAAACGATAACCGTTTGAGCATTTCGTCTAATAAGCTTTGCCTGCTCATCAGTAATAGCTGTTCCTAACGTGGCGATACCATTTCGAACCCCTGCTTGCCATGCAGCAATGACGTCTACATAGCCCTCAAATAATACCGCTTCATTTTTCTTCCTCATTTCCGGCCTTGCAATGTGTAATCCATACAAAGTGTTACTTTTATTAAAAACCTTTGAATCTGAGCTATTTAAGTATTTAGGTTGTTCATTCCCTAAAACTCGACCACCAAAACCGATAACTTTACCATCTTTGTTCCAGATCGGAAAGATGACTCTGTTTCGATATCGATCAAACAATTTCCCGTCAAAATCTCGCTTAGCAAGAAGTCCAATTTGCTCCATGTAATGGAGGGGTACATTTCTTTTTTGAAAGAACTGAGTTAAGGTTTCCCATGAATCCGGAGCAAATCCTAACGAAAATTGCTGAATCATTTCCTCAGTGAAGCCCCGCCTTACTAAATAATCTAAGGCATCCTTCCCTTGCTCTGTATTCATTAGGAGATGGTGATATAGCTTGGCAGCTAGTTCATTTCCAGCAATCATAGCGTTTAGTTCACTTGATGCATTTGAAGTTTCACTTTTCTCTAGTTCAGGTAAATCAATATTAGCCTTTGTCGCTAAATGTTTCACTGAATCTAAAAATTCATACCCTTCGATCGCCATCATAAAAGAAAACGCATTACCACCTGCCCCACAGCCAAAACAGTGATATAACTGCTTTTCTGGTGAAACAGAAAAGCTAGGTGTGTTTTCTCCATGAAACGGACATAGACCAATTAAGTTTCGTCCTTGTTTCTTTAATTGAACATATTCACTAATAACATCAACAATGTCTACAGAATTTCTTATCTTTTCGATTTTTTCATCAGAAATTCTACTTCCCATGACAATTCACACCATTCTCACTCACTCATTTTAAGAGTTCGGAGTATACTAATTCGAGTTTTTTTGCTAAATTCCTTCTTTGTTAGACAAAAATTTTTCGAATCCCTCAATAAATTTTAAAATATCTTCATTTGTAAACTTACTTGGGCCTTTTGATCTCATTCTAGCCCTTCTTTGCAATTGTTCGACAAATAGCTTCAATCTCATCTTTAACTGGACAGGGATCAGCTTCTACATAAACGGTTTGTTCACAATTACGCATAATTGACTATTCTACATCTCCTAGAGAAATCCTTCTTTTTTATCCTTTAAGACAGCTGAAACTTGTTAAGGAAGGATAGTAATAGTAAAACTAGGGCTTTACTACCAGTAAAACAACTAAACTTTATAATAGGTCATAAGCCGTTAGTTGTTTATTCTCGAGAAAAATCGTTATTTAATGTCCTTACTATCATTACCAAAAAAAAAATATTAAATCTTGACTTTTTTAATTTATTTGTTCTATTAATAAAATATGCATATTTTTTGATCACAATATTTCATTATAAGCCATTTTTACCATTCTAGCCACATTTTTTTGAAAAATATTCTTTTACTTGAATGAAATTCATAGTTACCAAATACGAATCTTGTCAAACTATAGGTTATTGCGGGGTTTTGCGTAACTACCTATAGGACCTTAAAGGCGAGATTATGTCATTTATGAAATTCATTAATAAAAAAAGAAAAGCACAAAGTTTCTTCAACCTTGTGCTTCCCCTTTAATTTTTTCCATTGAACATGTTCCAAATTAGATTAGCTGTTTCTTCAACAGCTTTATTTGAAACATTAATAACAGGGCAACCAATTCTTGTCATAATTTTCTCAGCATATTCTAGTTCTAGTTTAATTCTTTCCATATTTGCATAATTAGCTTCTGCCTTTAAGCCAAGTGCTTTCAATCGTTCTGCTCGAATATCATTTAATTTCTCTGGGCTAATCGTTAACCCAACGCATTTTTTCGGTGATATTGAAAAAAGCTCTGCTGGAGGCTCAACTTCTGGCACAAGTGGAACATTTGCAACCTTTAGTCGTTTATGAGCTAAATATTGAGAAAGTGGAGTTTTCGAAGTTCTCGAAACACCTACCAAAATTACATCTGCTCTTATAATACCTCGAGGATCTCTTCCATCGTCATATTTGACAGCGAATTCAATCGCCTCAACTTTTCTAAAATAATCTTCATCTAGCTTATGAACTAGCCCCGGCTCATATCGTGGTTCTTTTTTAGTGAAATCCTGAAGTTTACTTATCATTGGTCCAATGATGTCTACAGTTATCACTCCAGCTTTTTCAGCTTGATCTAAAAGAAACTGTTTTTTTTCAGGAACGACTAACGTAAAGGCAATAATTGCATTTACTTCTTGAGCTAGGGTTACTACTTCTTCAATCGTTTCATTATCTTCTACATATGGAATTCTTCTAATATCGATATTTGAGTGATTGAATTGACTAGCAGCTGCTTTTACAACTAATTCTGCTGTTTCACCTACAGAATCAGAAACTACATATACTATTGGATGATTGATTATCTGCATTCTTACCTCCAGTTTCAAATTTCGAAGTTCTTTTCGATTAAATCTGAAAGAAATTCAAAATGTGACGTTAAATCTTAAGTTTTCTATTTTATGTTATCTACTAAACCAATTCATCATTTGCGAGATCTACGATGGCTCTTGTAATATTAGTTTTTGTTATTCTTCCTACAACCTCAAACAACGAGCCGTTATTATTTTTCACTACCGGAAGAGCATCAATTTGCTTTTCAATGAGTTTTTTAGCAACATCGATGATTAAGTCTTCCTTATAGCAGATCGTTAAATTCGGCATTCTCGTCATAATAATACTTACAGGTACAGTCTCAAGCATTTGTTTTCCAATACTCGCTCTTAATAAATCTTTTCTTGATAAGACTCCTACTAAGGACGATTGTTGGTCTACCACAAACAATGTACCTACATCCTCTAAAAACATCGTACAAATAGCATCGTAAACAGATGATGAATCAGTTACAACAACTGGAATAGATTGGTATTGTTGTACAGTTAGTTTAGTTAACCTTTCAGTTAGGAGTCTACTCCCACTTTTCCCAGTATAAAAATAACCTACTCTTGGACGAGCGTCTAAATACCCTGCCATCGTTAGAATCGCTAAATCAGGACGTAAGGTAGCCCTAGTTAAAGAAAGCTGCTCTGCGATTTGTTCCCCTGTTATTGGTCCATTATCTTTTACGATTTGTAAAATACGTTCTTGCCTTTTATTTAGTTCGATTTTTCTCACCGCCTCCATAACACAATAAATAGTAAGCTGTTAAAATAAGCTTCCAAAGTCTTCAAATAAATTTTCAAGCTTATGTATTTTTTCTTTACCCCACTAAAATGTGTTATGCTTTTTGGATAATTATATACCATATTAAAGGATTTTCAAATAAGACTTGTTTGGACTTCTAGTTATTTTTTTAATTTAAAATAAAAAAAGATATCTTTCACTTGAGAGATATCTTAATTATACTATTCTAATTTCATTTTATCGATTTGATTTAAAAACCGTTTACTCTTTAAATATAGACCTGAATATTCATCAAAATAGCATTCTAAAACTTGTTTTAATTGTACTTTTGTTTCAGTTTTTACCGATATTGCCCCTAAACGATTTAAATCAAAATGATAAAACAGTCTGAGTAGTTTTGCCGTACCAGAACTGATCTTGATGGTTCTTTCATCAACATGTAAGCACCGGTGACATAGAAATCCTCCTTCTTTAACTGAGAAAGAATACTCCCCTTCAGTAGCACCGCAATGTGAACATCCATCAACATATAAGCCGATTCCTGCCACCTTTAACATTTTCACTTCAAAGATTCGAGTTAAAACTTCATAATCTAAACCTTCATCAATATACTTTAATGTTTGAAAAAGAAGCTCATATAAATATGGATTTATCTCGTATTGTTCTGTTAGTTTATCTAATAGCTCGACAATATAAGCCCCATAAGCTGTTAAAAATAGATCTTCACGTAAATCTCGAAACGATTGGATCATTTCTCCTTGATTTAAAACACCTAGACCAGAGGTTTTTTGAAAAACATATTGACCATGCGTGAACAGTTGTGAAATTGAAGAAAGACGGCTCTTTGGACGCTTTGCACCACGAGCCATCACTCCAATCTTACCTAATTCTCTCGTATACAATGTTAGAATTTTATTCGCTTCTCCATAATCTGTGGTGCGAATAACAATCCCCTCTACTTTTTGTAACATTTTTGATCACCGCGCCATTTTCAAAATAGCAAACAAGATCAATTTGTAGGAGTGTCTATTTCATCTAGCTTCTCTGTAAACTCCTCTAGCGGTTGCGTAGTGTCTCTTTCAATTTCCTTCAAAATTAAGTAAGTATCGACGTTACCTGTCATCGAAAATACCTTCCAGGAAAAATCTAACATAAGACAATCCACCCTTTCTTTTTTCGAGAAACTGAATTTCATTTGATTTTTAGTTAACTTCTCTTACCTACCACAATGGTATTTATAAAAGCTATCCTAGACCTCGCTATAACATTTAGAATGACCTTATTTACGAAAAACATGTTAAGGAAAAATTACTAATTTTTTTTAATGTAGAATGTAAAGTGTAAAGTGTAGAGTTCTCTGGGCATTGCTTCGAAGCAACGCTTTCAAAAAAACTTCTTTCGAACTACATTCACTAACTTTACACTCTAAACTATAAACTCTACACTATAATCATTTTAGCTTATTTCCAAAACAAAAAACAACGGCCGAATAGCGCCATTGTTTAACGTTTTGTTAGCATTTTTAATACTCATCTTCTCTAAAGCCAAAATCCCTCAAAAATCCTGGTTTATTTCGCCAATCTTTTTGAACTTTCACCCAAAGTTCGAGGAATATTTTTGATCCTAGTAGTACTTCGATGTCACCTCTAGCTCTCTTACCTATTTCCCTTAGCATTGCACCTTGCTTCCCAATAATGATTCCTTTTTGGGAGCTTCTTTCAACAATGATTGTAGCACCGACATAGACAGTTCCACCCTCACGTTGCTTCATTTGCTCAATTCCAACAGCAATTGAATGGGGAATTTCTTCCCTAGTTAAATGAAGTACCTTTTCACGAATAAGTTCTGAAACAATGAAACGTTCAGGATGATCTGTCACTTGATCAGCAGGGTAATATTGAGGTCCTTCTTTTAAATGTTGGATAATTTGTTCTTTTAACGTACTGACATTATTTCCTTGTAGCGCTGAAACTGGAATAATTTCAGTAAAATTATATTTTACTCGATATTCATCAATAAATTTAAAAAGTTGATCTGGATGAATTAAATCAATTTTATTTATCACTAAGAATACTGGTGTTTGAACGGACTGTAGTTGCTCGATAATCATTTGATCTCCAGCTCCAAAGCCTTCTTTCGCATCGACTACAAATAAAATTAGATCAACTTCTCTTAATGTTTGATAGGCAACCTTCATCATAAAGTCACCTAATTTATGTTTTGGTTTATGTATTCCGGGTGTATCAATAAAAACAATCTGTGCATCATTTTCAGTATAAACACCTTGTACTTTATTTCTAGTTGTTTGTGGTTTATCACTCATAATGGCAATTTTCTGGCCAATAACATTATTTAATAACGTCGATTTCCCGACGTTCGGTCTACCAATTATTGAAACAAAACCTGATTTATAATTCGATTTACTCATTTAAATCCTCCGGTGAAAAAGCTCCTGGTAATAATTTTTCAACTGTTGTTTCTTCAACGTCTCCTTGGAGGTTCGTTAAAATAACTTTCATATCACCTGGGCAAAGTTCTGCAATGACTTGTCTACACGCACCACAAGGGGGCACAGGACGCTTTGTGTCAGCAACGACACATAATGTATCGAAATGTTTATCTCCTTTTGCATACGCCGCAAACAGCGCTGTTCTTTCGGCACAGTTGCACATACTGTATGCTGCGTTTTCAATATTACAACCATGGTATACCTTTCCTTTTGTTGTAAGTAGAGCTGCCCCTACTTTAAATTTTGAATATGGAACATACGCTTTTTCTCTCGCTATTTTTGCTTCTTCCATTAGGCGACTTTTTTCCATCTTTAATCTTCCTTTCTACTCTTAACCTTTACTACAAATTCTTTCCTAAAACGTTGTTCTTCAAGCTCCTTTTCCTTAAGTAACATATCCGCACGATCTGGTGGTACAACAACCCCACCTGAAATAATAAATTTTAATCCTTGTTCAACTGACATGTCTAGGATTGTTACATCTTCTTCTGGAACTAAAACTAGCCATCCAGAAGTGGGATTAGGGGTCGTTGGCAGAAAGACATTAATACAGTTTTTGTTCGTTCTTCTTTGGACTTCGCCCTTTGATTCTCCCGTTAAAAAACCAAGTGTGTAAACACCTTTGCGTGGATATTCAATCATAACTACTTTTTTGAACGATGAACGCTCCTGGGTAAATGCATTAATCATTTGTTCGACAGATGAATAAATATAGTTTGCTACTGGTATTTTTCGAAAAAAATGGTCAACTCGGTCAAAAACATGTTGCTTTTTCCCTTTTCTTCTATAGGATCCGATTACTGAGATAATCACGACTGTTAAAATAAAACCAATCCCAATTATTCGTTCAGAAAATGGAGTGTAGACCCCTAAAAAATAGATCGTACCTTCATCAATTCTTATTATTCTCAATGCTTTTAAAACATCAGATAAAAATTGTCCTAAAAAGCGATCAATGATAGAAAATAATAATTGAATTATGTAAATAGTGACAATGGCTGGTAATAAGGTAATAAAGCCCGCGATAATATTTTTTTGAAACGTCTTCCACATGAGAAGTAACCCCTCTCATAATTAGTTTAGGTAGTTTATTCTCTAGTGCGTGTTCAAAAAGGAGATAATCAGAGCCAACGAAGAATTCGCAAGCTTGTATTACGGACTTTTTGAACATCCTCTTCCTAGAGTAAAGCCTTTACAATCTCTACGATTGGTCTATAAAAAATTAATATGCCGATTACGACCGTAAAAAAACTAAAAATCAAAACTGCTCCTGCTGATACGTCTTTAGCTATTTTCGCCATCGGGTGATATTCCTTTGTTACAAGATCTACGACTCGCTCAATTGCAGTGTTAATTACTTCTAACGAAATCACAATTCCAATGACTAGTAGCAGAATTAACTTTTCATATAATGGGATCTTTAATATAAAAGCAAAACTAATCATGATTGTTGCAATCAGGATGTGAATTTTCATATTTTGCTCATGACGGATCGCATGTTTTAAACCTGTCCAAGCGTAAATGAAGCTACATGTAAATCTTTTCCAATAACGATCATAATTATTTTTGAAGTCCATAAGCCTCTAATAATTCCTCTTGGCGTTTAAACATCACTTTCTCTTCTTCCTCATTTATATGATCATACCCTAATAGGTGTAAAAAACCATGGACGACAAGAAAGCCTAGTTCACGATTAATTGAGTGACCATATTCCTCTGCTTGTTGAACAGTTTTTGGATAAGAAACGATGATATCTCCTAATAGATTAGGTATTACCTCAGCAAACACGTCACTTTCATCATCATTTAATGCAAAGGAAATAACATCAGTTACCGAGTCTTTATTTCGGTATTCCTTGTTAATCTCTTGTATCGTTTTATTATCTACAAAGGTAACAGAAACCTCTGATCCTTCAGTAACATTTTCCTCAGTGGCAACAAAGTTGATAATTGTTTCAATAAGTTTTACCTGATCCTCTGAAAGTGCATTCGTTTCATCATGAATATCAACATCAATGATCACTTTGATTCTCTCCTTTCTCTTTCACATCTTCGGGATACTCAATCCTTGAATGAAACGTCCCTTTCAATGTTTCACAAATCGATGTAGCAACTGTGTTCAGTTGTTTTAATGTTAAATCACATTCATCAAACTGGCCATCTTCAAGTCGATCTGTAATAATTTTCTTTACTAACGCTTCAATTTTTTCTGGCGTTGGTTTAGCCATCGAGCGAACTGCTGCCTCAACACAATCAGAAATTCCGACAACTGCACTTTCAACGGTTTGCGCTTTAGGACCCGGATAGCGGAACTCTTGCTCAGAAACGGGTTTGTCTGAATCCTGATTTGCTTTATGATAAAAGTACTTTAACAGACTTGTGCCGTGGTGTTGCTCTGCAATATCAACAATTTCCTTTGGCATCTTATAGTTTCTCAATAACTCTGCACCATCATAAGGATGAGAAATAATAATCGTCTTACTTAATTGTGGCGATAGCTTATCATGGGGGTTATCCATCCTCATCTGGTTTTCAATAAAGAATTGCGGTCGTTTCGTTTTCCCTAAATCATGATAGTAAGATCCGACTCGGGCTAATAGCCCATTTGCACCAATTGCCTCACAAGCAGACTCTGACAAGTTAGCGACAATAACACTATGATGATACGTACCAGGTGTTTCAACTAGTATTTTTCGTAATAGTGGATGATTTGGATTAGATAGTTCAATTAACTTCATTGAAGATAGTATTCCAAAACCAGCTTCAAAAAAAGGCAATAAACCTATGGTTAAAACAGCCGCGAGAAATCCAGAAAGAAATGCAAATCCAATGTTGGAACCTATGGCAATCCACCCATATTGAGCATTCTTTAACATTAGTAATGCCACAATTGTACAAATATTAATAGCTGCCACGAAAAGACCAGCTTGTAAAATTCTAGAGACTCTGTTTGACTTGCTTAAAAAGAAGACTCCAGCTACTGAACTAAAAAACACGTAAATTCCTAAGGTATAATTAAGAATAGCAGATGATTCTTCATTAAAAATAATGCTGGCGATAATTGAAAAAACCATACTTGTAAACAAAGCTACGCGCTGATGTATTAACATTGTTATTAACATCGATCCAACTGCCACAGGAGTGATTAGCGTAACTCCTTGTAGGTTTAAGTTGTGAGTATAACTCGTAATCTTCATAATAACAACTGTTACTAAAAATATAAGTACATACATTAAAAGATGACTATTATTTTGTTGTAATGATGTTTTTGCATCACCAAAATAATAAGCTAACATTGCAACAAGCATTAAAACAAGAATACCCAAACCGATAAAAGGTAGGATGTTTACCTGATCCTCGTGTAGACCTAAAAGAACAATTTGATTATAAATGGTTGAAGTGATTAATTCTCCATCTTCAACGATAAGTTGTCCTTCACGAATCATGATAGGTTCAACTGCATCTCTAGCGGCTTGTTTAGCTAGTTCAGTAGCCTCATTGTCATTGATATAATTAGCTGTTATTGCAAATCGAGCAATTTCAATCATTGCTTGGTATAATTTGTGGCTACTAACCGATGATGGAACTATTTTCTTCTCAACAAGGTCTTTTGCTTCTTCTACATCATTTAGGCGAATTTCTTCTCTCATGACAGTGCGAATCGCATCAATAGTAATTTCTTTTGCTATATTTAATTCAGACTTGTCCACTAATAAAAAAGTCATTAAAACTTCATCAGACAAATCATCGCTCGTTTGATTTGATATAATTGACCGTAGCTGATCCATCCTTTCTTCAATTGGAACAGCTTTTACTTCACTTAATTTTTGTTCAAGCTCTTCCTCTGTCTCGAACTCCTCTTCTCTAACCTCATCTAAAGCTTCGTTATATTTTTGTTCTGCCTCATCATTGATCCGCTTGACTATATCAAATATTTCTTCAATTTTCTTAGCCTGTTTTTCTTCATAATCTTTTTTATTCGTATATTGAGGACCTACAGCTTCAGCTGCGAGTCTTTTCTTTTCCTCTGTCGCCGATTTATTTTCTATTGTTATTGGAGCACGGATATCTTGCTCAGCTACGGATCCTAAAGAAACATTTAATGTATTAGGGATGATATTACTTACCATCGATAAGTACATAATCAAACCTAAAGTAAAGAATAGAATAAGCCTTATGTAACGGTGGTCTTTAAATTTTTTCCACCACTTTTGTTGATCAATTGGTGCCTGTTTCCCCATTCTCTCACCTCTTTTATTAAAATGTCCGTTTCCCTCTTTAAATGCTAACATACCAATATAGTATTGAATAACCCAAAATAAAGTCCTTATGTACAAAATCGAGAATTAACAACAAAATGTTAATTCTCAATTTTATTATACAATATTAATTTTGTGAGAAGGTTACAAGATCATTACTCTTGTTGTTTTATTACAAAATCTTTCATACATAAAGCATTAAGTGCTTTCATTTTCTGATTTTTCATAAGCATTAATCACTTTCTGCACTAATGTATGTCGAACAACATCTGCAGCTTGTAGATGAATAAATTCAATACCATGAACCTTATCTAGCACCTCGAGCGCTGTTCGTAATCCCGACTTCTTCCCCTTAGGTAAGTCAATTTGTGTTAAATCACCTGTGATAACCATTTTAGAACCAAAACCTAATCTAGTTAAAAACATTTTTATTTGTTCAGATGTTGTATTTTGGGCTTCATCTAAGATAACAAATGAATCATCTAATGTTCTACCCCTCATATATGCTAGTGGAGCAACTTCAATTGTTCCTCGCTCCATCAATCGAACTGTTTGCTCTACTCCCAAAACATCATGCATCGCATCATATAATGGTCTTAAATAAGGATCAACCTTTTCTTTAAGGTCTCCAGGTAAAAAACCTAAGCTTTCACCTGCTTCAACAGCAGGTCTAGTTAAGACAATTCGTTTTACAAATCCGTCTTTCAAGGCATTTACAGCCATAACGACAGCCAAATATGTTTTACCAGTTCCAGCAGGCCCAATACCAAAGACAATATCCCATTTTTTAATCGCTGAAATGTAATGACGTTGGCCAAGCGTTTTTACTAAAATTGGTTTACCTTTAACATTAACAGCAATTTTCTCCTGGTATAGCTCCAGCAGCTCTTCAAGCATCCCTCGCTCAGCCAATCCGACAGCATATACGATATCTCGTTCAGAAATTTGTGTACCTTTTCGAATTAAAATGAGAAGTGCGTCAATTACTTCTACTACAATTAAAATTTTTGCTTCTTCTCCAGTAACTAATATTTTTTCGCCTCTAGTCACAATTTTTACATCAAGCTTTTCTTCCATTCTTTTTAAATGGCTGTCATTTGGTCCAAATAAACTTTGTGCTTCAGTCGCTTTTTCTAATTGTAAATCAATAAGCTTTTCTGCCAATAGTCTCAATCCCCTTGAATGATTGGTTGTGAAGTCGCTATATCTTCTATTACCTGGTAGTGTATCATTAATTTAACTTTACCATTCTCAATTGTTTCGTGCAAAATTTTTTCACCTTTTATTATTGCATCCTTATCTAACTTTTTCAGTAACTCTTCTCTAGCCATGAGTGTCGCAATGCTAATTGCTTCTTCCTCACTATATTCTATTATTAGTGTTTCCTTTTCTAAAAAATATTTGCGGTTATATTTAATTGGCAATATCCATTTCAAAAACCTCAAATTATGACTGTATTCATT
This window harbors:
- the rpoD gene encoding RNA polymerase sigma factor RpoD, which produces MADKPLRPVAEGEMSIDQVKEQLVELGKKRGVLSYAEITEKLSSFEQDSDQMDEFFEYLGDQGIEVLNESDDIPNIQEVAKEEEEFDLNDLSVPPGIKINDPVRMYLKEIGRVPLLSAENEIELAKKIETGDEEAKRRLAEANLRLVVSIAKRYVGRGMLFLDLIQEGNMGLIKAVEKFDYEKGYKFSTYATWWIRQAITRAIADQARTIRIPVHMVETINKLIRVQRQLLQDLGREPTPEEVSAEMDLTPEKVREILKIAQEPVSLETPIGEEDDSHLGDFIEDQEALAPSDAAAYELLKEQLEDVLDTLTDREENVLRLRFGLDDGRTRTLEEVGKVFGVTRERIRQIEAKALRKLRHPSRSKRLKDFLE
- the dnaG gene encoding DNA primase; this encodes MGSRISDEKIEKIRNSVDIVDVISEYVQLKKQGRNLIGLCPFHGENTPSFSVSPEKQLYHCFGCGAGGNAFSFMMAIEGYEFLDSVKHLATKANIDLPELEKSETSNASSELNAMIAGNELAAKLYHHLLMNTEQGKDALDYLVRRGFTEEMIQQFSLGFAPDSWETLTQFFQKRNVPLHYMEQIGLLAKRDFDGKLFDRYRNRVIFPIWNKDGKVIGFGGRVLGNEQPKYLNSSDSKVFNKSNTLYGLHIARPEMRKKNEAVLFEGYVDVIAAWQAGVRNGIATLGTAITDEQAKLIRRNAQTVIVCYDSDNAGLKATYRAIQILEANDCYVKVARLPEGYDPDDYIQENGPEKFRVEVIGANQTTMAFKMNFLRRGKNLQNEGERMQYIEDVLGEITSLTKSIERDHYVRQLADEFSLSLDVLKQELLRLYKFKNQKNVNQPKQNKPSFKSGFVTKKRLLPAFHNAERILLAFMMKDINIASTVKEKIGGNFNIDEYQSIVAYLYSYYAEGNEPNSSQFIQRLHDDKLARIATEIAMMATSEELSEQELYDYFKQITNYPKIVKIEEKEKERKEAESREDYAQAARIAMEIIQMKKDLKH
- a CDS encoding pyruvate, water dikinase regulatory protein, whose product is MQIINHPIVYVVSDSVGETAELVVKAAASQFNHSNIDIRRIPYVEDNETIEEVVTLAQEVNAIIAFTLVVPEKKQFLLDQAEKAGVITVDIIGPMISKLQDFTKKEPRYEPGLVHKLDEDYFRKVEAIEFAVKYDDGRDPRGIIRADVILVGVSRTSKTPLSQYLAHKRLKVANVPLVPEVEPPAELFSISPKKCVGLTISPEKLNDIRAERLKALGLKAEANYANMERIKLELEYAEKIMTRIGCPVINVSNKAVEETANLIWNMFNGKN
- a CDS encoding helix-turn-helix transcriptional regulator, with the protein product MEAVRKIELNKRQERILQIVKDNGPITGEQIAEQLSLTRATLRPDLAILTMAGYLDARPRVGYFYTGKSGSRLLTERLTKLTVQQYQSIPVVVTDSSSVYDAICTMFLEDVGTLFVVDQQSSLVGVLSRKDLLRASIGKQMLETVPVSIIMTRMPNLTICYKEDLIIDVAKKLIEKQIDALPVVKNNNGSLFEVVGRITKTNITRAIVDLANDELV
- the recO gene encoding DNA repair protein RecO; protein product: MLQKVEGIVIRTTDYGEANKILTLYTRELGKIGVMARGAKRPKSRLSSISQLFTHGQYVFQKTSGLGVLNQGEMIQSFRDLREDLFLTAYGAYIVELLDKLTEQYEINPYLYELLFQTLKYIDEGLDYEVLTRIFEVKMLKVAGIGLYVDGCSHCGATEGEYSFSVKEGGFLCHRCLHVDERTIKISSGTAKLLRLFYHFDLNRLGAISVKTETKVQLKQVLECYFDEYSGLYLKSKRFLNQIDKMKLE
- a CDS encoding YqzL family protein, whose amino-acid sequence is MLDFSWKVFSMTGNVDTYLILKEIERDTTQPLEEFTEKLDEIDTPTN
- the era gene encoding GTPase Era; this translates as MSKSNYKSGFVSIIGRPNVGKSTLLNNVIGQKIAIMSDKPQTTRNKVQGVYTENDAQIVFIDTPGIHKPKHKLGDFMMKVAYQTLREVDLILFVVDAKEGFGAGDQMIIEQLQSVQTPVFLVINKIDLIHPDQLFKFIDEYRVKYNFTEIIPVSALQGNNVSTLKEQIIQHLKEGPQYYPADQVTDHPERFIVSELIREKVLHLTREEIPHSIAVGIEQMKQREGGTVYVGATIIVERSSQKGIIIGKQGAMLREIGKRARGDIEVLLGSKIFLELWVKVQKDWRNKPGFLRDFGFREDEY